Proteins encoded in a region of the Chloroflexota bacterium genome:
- a CDS encoding TIGR00303 family protein, whose translation MKSSPPATEVARRHKQFDGRPILLVHAEQEGRAFLASLYGRKPLFVLTVAHTETADIDGLSGAGVTAELRRLTAAADAEALVHGRPLCMDGVPSNPGGAPGPVLIALAGLRLTEMPLVIVDAGLRVKPDAPTTVVASQWGTSIVTGDAVPHAGDLFERGRAMAAEYVERGDCLILAESVPGGTTTALSLLCGLGYDAWGKVSSSMPGNAHPLKTTVVRQALAAARARGVTPESTGMEIAAAVGDPMQPFVAGLALTAAQSVPVVLAGGSQMAAVLALMARLASECDIPLRTDRVGIATTSWVANDPTADLAGLVAQIGPVPVIASGLDFSGSRHPPLRRYEQFLVKEGVGAGAAAVMAALLADADRAALLAAIERVYEEIYGITALAGDSES comes from the coding sequence ATGAAATCTTCACCGCCCGCGACCGAGGTAGCCCGACGGCACAAGCAGTTCGACGGCCGCCCGATCCTCCTGGTCCACGCCGAGCAGGAGGGCCGCGCGTTCCTGGCGAGCCTCTATGGCCGCAAGCCGCTGTTCGTGCTGACCGTCGCCCACACCGAGACAGCGGACATCGACGGCCTCTCCGGCGCCGGCGTGACGGCGGAACTGCGTCGCCTGACCGCCGCCGCCGACGCCGAGGCGCTCGTCCACGGCCGGCCGCTGTGTATGGATGGCGTCCCATCGAACCCCGGCGGAGCGCCCGGCCCGGTCCTGATCGCGCTGGCCGGCCTGCGCCTGACCGAGATGCCGTTGGTCATCGTGGACGCCGGCCTGCGGGTCAAGCCCGACGCTCCGACCACCGTCGTGGCGAGCCAGTGGGGGACGTCCATCGTCACGGGCGACGCCGTTCCACACGCCGGCGACCTCTTCGAGCGTGGACGGGCAATGGCCGCCGAGTACGTCGAGCGTGGCGACTGCCTGATCCTGGCCGAGAGCGTCCCGGGCGGCACCACCACGGCGCTCTCGTTGTTGTGCGGCCTTGGCTACGACGCCTGGGGCAAGGTGTCCAGCAGCATGCCCGGCAACGCCCACCCGCTGAAGACAACCGTCGTGCGGCAGGCGCTGGCCGCTGCCCGCGCGCGCGGCGTCACGCCGGAGAGCACGGGCATGGAGATCGCCGCCGCCGTCGGCGATCCGATGCAGCCGTTTGTCGCCGGCCTGGCGTTGACCGCCGCGCAGTCCGTTCCCGTGGTGCTGGCCGGCGGCAGCCAGATGGCCGCCGTGCTGGCCCTGATGGCGCGGCTGGCGAGTGAGTGCGACATCCCGCTCCGGACCGACCGCGTCGGGATCGCCACGACCTCGTGGGTCGCCAACGATCCAACCGCCGATCTGGCCGGTCTCGTCGCCCAGATCGGCCCTGTGCCGGTCATCGCCAGTGGCCTGGATTTCAGCGGGTCGCGCCACCCGCCACTGCGCCGCTACGAGCAGTTCCTGGTCAAGGAGGGCGTCGGCGCGGGCGCGGCGGCGGTCATGGCCGCGCTGCTGGCCGATGCCGATCGCGCCGCCCTGCTGGCCGCCATCGAACGCGTTTACGAGGAGATCTACGGCATCACGGCTCTTGCAGGCGATTCAGAGTCGTGA
- the def gene encoding peptide deformylase, with protein MTVRPIVALGNAVLRNKARKVSRFDQALRTLVQDMIETMRDAPGVGLAAPQIGVPLQVTVIEAEKDEVHVLVNPEIVKTEGEHLLDEGCLSVPGYWGKVKRFEKVTVKARDASGKEFRIVDAEGLLCQALQHEIDHLNGMVYVDRLDSLDDLQRTPRRELTPRTVDEAVEAE; from the coding sequence ATGACGGTCCGCCCTATCGTGGCGCTGGGGAACGCAGTCCTGCGGAACAAGGCGCGCAAAGTCTCACGCTTCGATCAGGCGCTTCGCACGCTGGTGCAGGACATGATCGAGACGATGCGTGACGCCCCCGGCGTCGGGCTGGCCGCGCCGCAGATCGGCGTGCCGCTCCAGGTAACCGTGATCGAGGCCGAGAAGGACGAAGTCCACGTGCTGGTGAACCCGGAGATCGTCAAGACCGAGGGCGAGCACCTGCTGGATGAGGGCTGCCTCTCCGTCCCCGGCTACTGGGGCAAGGTCAAGCGGTTCGAGAAGGTGACCGTGAAGGCCCGCGACGCCTCCGGCAAGGAGTTCCGAATCGTGGATGCTGAGGGCCTGCTCTGCCAGGCGCTGCAACACGAGATCGACCATCTCAACGGCATGGTCTACGTCGACCGGCTGGACAGTCTGGACGATCTCCAGCGGACCCCTCGCCGCGAGTTGACGCCCCGCACGGTCGACGAGGCCGTTGAGGCGGAGTGA
- a CDS encoding peptide ABC transporter substrate-binding protein yields the protein MSRLSAPGRDRLVEGSISRRRLLGGSLALAAAFLAACRGGSESSDDVPAGATPAPAVAPTAPPPTPNVAATATVRAQLQSIRMPIAEPPTLDPALATDHSSVQVAIQLFEGLTETDEAGQPAPLGAERWEVGDEGRTYTFSLRTDRLWSDGSPVTAADYVWAWRRVIDPRTAADYAPLLYPIKNAARIHGERLDSALLGVTARDARTLVVNLEEPLAHFPRLTSLITFAPLKKEALERHGDRWIRPENIVTNGPFRLVEWQHDRQITLERNPTYPTADRLMPRATLPIFPDDGAAAVLSAYENSALDVFGTGASFELPPGDVERITADAATRPMLRTTAQSGTLFLAVNTRKPHLQDARVRRALGQVIEREKVLKSVLKRVGTPALTLTPDGIFGRDEGRWPIEDVAAARAGMADAGFPNGADFPPIAFAFNVSSQWTELGEYLRQRYKDTLGIELKLEPMEWTAYMRWRRSDEWAQNGDLQRGGWFSDYEDPYNWYNQIWDSREDPSSFNSAWAHDLYDAYVREAALTLDRAERLRLYQQADEILATEYPAIPIFYYGSRTLVRPYVVGFEPERLLSLVRLKRVRLDEAR from the coding sequence GTGAGCCGGTTGTCGGCGCCAGGGCGTGACCGGCTCGTAGAAGGCTCGATCTCACGCCGACGCCTGCTCGGCGGTTCGCTGGCCCTGGCCGCCGCGTTCCTCGCCGCCTGCCGTGGCGGCAGCGAGAGCAGCGACGATGTCCCGGCTGGGGCCACACCCGCCCCGGCCGTCGCGCCGACCGCGCCCCCGCCGACCCCGAATGTCGCGGCGACGGCCACCGTGCGGGCGCAGCTTCAGTCGATCCGCATGCCCATCGCCGAGCCGCCCACGCTCGACCCGGCGCTCGCCACCGACCACAGCTCGGTGCAGGTCGCCATCCAGCTCTTCGAAGGTCTGACCGAGACCGACGAGGCCGGCCAGCCAGCTCCGCTCGGAGCCGAGCGCTGGGAGGTGGGCGACGAGGGGCGCACCTACACCTTCTCGCTGCGGACCGACCGGCTCTGGTCGGACGGCTCTCCGGTCACCGCCGCCGACTATGTCTGGGCGTGGCGGCGGGTCATCGACCCGCGCACCGCTGCCGACTACGCCCCGCTGCTCTATCCGATCAAGAACGCCGCGCGGATCCACGGCGAGCGGCTGGACTCGGCCTTGCTCGGCGTCACGGCCCGCGACGCCCGCACGCTGGTCGTCAACCTGGAGGAGCCGCTTGCGCACTTCCCGCGCCTGACGTCGCTCATCACCTTCGCGCCGCTCAAGAAGGAGGCCCTCGAACGGCACGGCGACCGCTGGATTCGGCCCGAGAACATCGTCACGAACGGCCCGTTCCGGCTGGTCGAGTGGCAGCACGACCGCCAGATCACGCTGGAGCGGAACCCCACCTATCCGACGGCCGACCGCCTGATGCCCCGCGCCACCCTCCCGATCTTCCCGGACGATGGCGCGGCAGCCGTGCTCTCCGCCTACGAGAACAGCGCCCTCGACGTGTTCGGGACCGGCGCATCGTTCGAGCTGCCGCCTGGGGATGTTGAGCGCATCACCGCCGACGCCGCCACACGGCCGATGCTGCGCACCACGGCCCAATCTGGAACGCTGTTCCTGGCCGTCAATACGCGCAAGCCGCACCTTCAAGATGCCCGCGTCCGCCGGGCGCTCGGCCAGGTCATCGAGCGCGAGAAGGTGCTCAAGTCGGTGCTCAAGCGGGTCGGCACACCGGCCTTGACGTTGACGCCAGACGGGATCTTCGGGCGCGATGAGGGCCGCTGGCCGATTGAGGACGTGGCGGCAGCCCGGGCAGGCATGGCCGACGCGGGCTTCCCGAACGGCGCGGACTTCCCTCCCATCGCCTTCGCCTTCAACGTCAGCTCGCAGTGGACAGAGCTTGGCGAATACTTGCGCCAGCGGTACAAGGACACGCTCGGCATCGAGCTGAAACTGGAGCCAATGGAGTGGACGGCGTACATGCGCTGGCGGCGCAGCGACGAGTGGGCACAGAACGGCGACCTCCAGCGCGGCGGCTGGTTCTCGGACTACGAAGATCCGTACAACTGGTACAACCAGATCTGGGACAGCCGCGAAGACCCGTCCAGCTTCAACTCGGCCTGGGCGCACGACCTCTACGATGCCTACGTCCGCGAAGCTGCGCTCACCCTTGACCGCGCGGAGCGGCTGCGCCTGTATCAGCAGGCCGACGAGATCCTGGCGACCGAGTATCCGGCCATCCCCATCTTCTACTACGGCTCTCGGACGCTGGTACGGCCCTATGTAGTCGGCTTCGAGCCAGAGCGGCTGCTGTCGTTAGTGCGGCTCAAGCGCGTCCGCCTCGACGAGGCCCGTTGA
- the secD gene encoding protein translocase subunit SecD: MKNRWRLSITAIVTVISLLIVWPWPGGLNLRVGNFRLERQGFTLGLDLQGGTHLVLQADMSKAPGQDTAQVLKGVIQVLERRVNAYGVAEPVIQSQGSDRVIVELPGVKDIEEAKKLIGQTAQLDFREYDPSTGGWKVATATGLDGSEKELTGKYFRPNAQVVFEQRSNQPQVAFEFDDEGAELFRQITRRLIGRPLGIFLDGQLISSPTVQAEISRNGVITGVRLQEARTLAIQMNAGAVPVPIRIVEERTVDATLGSDSVRKSVVAGQIALLVVALFMIMYYRLPGLMATLALGVYTAITLAVFMLIPVTLTLAGIAGFILSIGMAVDANILIFERMREELRWGRSVGAGVRAGFDRAWTSIRDSNSSTLITCLLLYWFGQNFGASLITGFALTLAIGVVVSLFSAIFVTRGLLTAVMSTGLIHNPALFGMEVPDDPASASVTRTRLSAEGGAR; this comes from the coding sequence ATGAAGAATCGATGGCGTCTCTCGATCACGGCCATCGTGACGGTGATCTCGCTGCTGATCGTCTGGCCGTGGCCGGGCGGTCTCAATCTCAGGGTGGGCAACTTCCGCCTGGAGCGGCAGGGCTTCACGCTCGGCCTTGACCTACAAGGTGGAACCCACCTGGTGCTGCAGGCCGACATGAGCAAGGCGCCAGGCCAGGACACGGCCCAGGTACTGAAGGGCGTGATTCAGGTGCTGGAACGGCGGGTGAATGCCTACGGCGTGGCCGAGCCGGTGATCCAGTCACAGGGTTCGGACCGCGTGATCGTCGAGCTGCCGGGCGTCAAGGACATCGAGGAAGCCAAGAAACTGATCGGCCAGACGGCCCAGCTCGACTTCCGCGAGTACGATCCTTCGACGGGCGGCTGGAAGGTGGCGACGGCGACCGGACTGGACGGCTCAGAGAAGGAGCTGACGGGGAAGTACTTCCGGCCGAACGCCCAGGTGGTCTTCGAGCAGCGCAGCAACCAGCCCCAGGTCGCCTTCGAGTTTGACGACGAGGGCGCCGAGCTGTTCCGCCAGATCACCCGCCGGCTGATCGGCCGGCCGTTGGGTATCTTCCTGGACGGACAGCTCATCTCCTCGCCGACGGTCCAGGCCGAGATCAGCCGGAACGGCGTGATCACCGGCGTCCGCCTCCAGGAGGCGCGCACCCTGGCGATTCAGATGAACGCTGGCGCGGTCCCGGTGCCGATCCGGATCGTCGAGGAGCGGACGGTCGATGCCACGCTCGGCTCGGACTCCGTGCGGAAGAGCGTCGTGGCCGGGCAGATCGCCCTGCTGGTCGTTGCCCTCTTCATGATCATGTACTATCGCTTGCCAGGCCTGATGGCGACGCTCGCGCTCGGCGTGTACACCGCGATCACCCTGGCGGTCTTCATGCTGATCCCGGTGACGCTGACCCTGGCCGGCATCGCCGGCTTCATCCTCTCCATCGGCATGGCGGTGGACGCCAACATCCTGATCTTCGAGCGCATGCGCGAGGAGCTGCGGTGGGGCCGCAGCGTCGGCGCAGGGGTGCGGGCCGGCTTCGACCGCGCCTGGACGAGCATTCGTGACTCGAACTCGTCCACGCTGATCACCTGTCTGCTGCTCTACTGGTTCGGCCAGAACTTCGGCGCGAGCCTGATCACCGGCTTCGCGCTGACCCTCGCTATCGGCGTGGTCGTCAGCCTCTTCAGCGCCATCTTCGTGACCCGTGGCCTGCTGACCGCCGTGATGAGCACCGGGCTGATCCACAATCCGGCGCTGTTCGGCATGGAGGTGCCGGACGATCCTGCCTCGGCGTCGGTGACGCGCACGCGGCTTTCGGCAGAGGGAGGGGCTCGCTGA
- the secF gene encoding protein translocase subunit SecF: MTFDFVKYRLWFYIVSFVLILPGAISLVLPGGLRPGIDFTSGTIMTLRFGQTVDQPQLREALAGLGHPEAIVQRADDGTFVVRTLPFEGQLSETAGSTEQTERQVIVNGLTQRFGQVEMLSLDVVSPIVADEIVRYAFLAVAAACGGILLYLWWAFRRVPNSVRYGACAVIALLHDALLLIGIFSLLGRFFAVELDAMFITGVLTVIGFSVHDTIVVFDRVRENIVRHAGEPFEDVMNHSLTQTLGRSVNTSITVLLTLLALQLFGGTTIHSFVLALLIGITSGTYSSIFNASLLLYSWNTGELNRWLGLNRGHTAAPAPA; the protein is encoded by the coding sequence ATGACGTTCGACTTCGTCAAGTACCGGCTCTGGTTCTACATCGTCTCGTTCGTGCTGATCCTCCCCGGCGCGATCTCGCTCGTGCTGCCGGGCGGCCTACGGCCCGGCATCGACTTCACCAGCGGCACGATCATGACACTGCGGTTCGGACAGACCGTCGATCAGCCGCAACTGCGCGAGGCGCTGGCCGGGCTCGGCCATCCCGAGGCCATCGTGCAGCGCGCGGACGACGGCACGTTCGTGGTGCGGACGCTGCCCTTCGAGGGCCAGCTGTCAGAGACGGCCGGCTCCACCGAGCAGACCGAGCGACAGGTGATCGTCAACGGCCTGACGCAGCGCTTCGGCCAGGTCGAAATGTTGAGCCTCGACGTGGTCTCGCCCATCGTCGCCGACGAGATCGTGCGCTACGCGTTTCTGGCCGTCGCGGCAGCCTGCGGCGGTATTCTGCTCTACCTCTGGTGGGCGTTCCGCCGCGTCCCGAACTCGGTGCGGTACGGCGCCTGCGCCGTCATCGCGCTGCTGCACGACGCCCTGCTGCTGATCGGCATCTTCTCGCTGCTCGGGCGGTTCTTCGCCGTCGAGCTGGACGCGATGTTCATCACCGGCGTGCTGACGGTTATCGGCTTCTCAGTTCACGACACCATCGTCGTGTTCGACCGGGTCCGCGAGAACATCGTGCGACACGCTGGCGAGCCGTTCGAGGACGTGATGAACCACAGCCTGACCCAGACGCTCGGGCGCTCGGTGAACACGTCGATCACGGTGCTGCTGACGCTGCTGGCCCTGCAGTTGTTCGGCGGAACCACGATTCACAGCTTCGTGCTGGCCCTGCTGATCGGCATCACGTCCGGCACGTACAGCTCGATCTTCAACGCCAGCCTGCTGCTCTACTCGTGGAACACTGGCGAGCTGAACCGCTGGCTCGGGCTGAATCGCGGGCACACAGCAGCGCCGGCCCCCGCCTGA
- a CDS encoding mannose-1-phosphate guanylyltransferase — MSGPHTYLVILAGGSGSRLWPLSRSHKPKQLLALAGERSLLQSTFDRNVPLVPAERVIVMTEQSHADGIREQLPEVPPENIIVEPARRGTAGSLGLAAAAIAERDPNAVMASVHSDAHIGDAEEFRRTLSAAFAAAEKTRQLVLMGIEPTGPSTQLGYIEAAGQQDEIDGYAVRKVARFVEKPDLERAMQFVKSGRHYWNPGVFVWRVDAILAELQRLQPRIDDLVRHIAARLSQPDGAEVLARVYPTVPIETIDVGVLEQSDIVSVIPARFPWSDIGSWSEIFDVLPHDADGNVVQGEHLGLGTRDTLVYGTSRKIATIGLTDMVVVETNDVILVCPRDRAADVKKLVERLQLDPSKADLL, encoded by the coding sequence GTGAGCGGGCCTCACACCTACCTCGTCATTCTCGCCGGTGGCAGCGGCAGCCGATTGTGGCCGCTGAGCCGGTCTCACAAGCCCAAGCAGCTGCTGGCTCTGGCGGGCGAACGGTCGCTGCTGCAGTCGACGTTCGACCGCAATGTACCGCTGGTGCCTGCCGAGCGCGTCATCGTGATGACCGAGCAGTCGCACGCAGACGGCATCCGCGAGCAGCTTCCGGAGGTACCGCCGGAGAACATCATCGTGGAGCCGGCCCGGCGCGGGACCGCTGGCAGCCTGGGGCTGGCGGCGGCGGCGATTGCCGAGCGCGATCCGAACGCGGTGATGGCCTCGGTGCACTCCGACGCGCACATCGGCGACGCCGAGGAGTTTCGCCGCACCCTCTCGGCAGCGTTCGCGGCGGCCGAGAAGACGCGGCAGCTGGTGCTGATGGGCATCGAGCCAACCGGGCCGTCCACGCAGCTCGGGTACATCGAAGCGGCCGGGCAGCAGGACGAGATCGACGGCTACGCCGTGCGAAAGGTGGCGCGCTTCGTCGAGAAGCCGGACCTCGAGCGCGCGATGCAGTTCGTGAAGTCAGGCCGCCACTACTGGAACCCGGGCGTCTTCGTCTGGCGCGTTGACGCGATCCTCGCCGAGCTTCAACGACTGCAGCCACGAATCGACGACCTCGTTCGTCACATCGCGGCGCGGCTCAGCCAGCCGGACGGCGCTGAGGTGCTGGCGCGGGTCTACCCGACCGTGCCGATCGAGACCATCGACGTCGGCGTGCTGGAGCAGTCCGACATCGTCTCGGTGATCCCGGCGCGCTTCCCCTGGAGCGACATCGGCAGCTGGAGCGAGATCTTCGACGTGCTGCCGCACGATGCTGATGGCAACGTGGTCCAGGGCGAGCACCTGGGGCTGGGCACGCGCGACACTCTGGTGTACGGGACGTCGAGGAAGATCGCGACGATTGGCCTGACCGACATGGTGGTGGTCGAGACGAACGACGTGATCCTGGTCTGCCCGCGTGACCGCGCGGCCGACGTCAAGAAGCTGGTGGAGCGCCTGCAACTCGACCCGAGCAAGGCGGACCTGCTGTAG
- a CDS encoding CTP synthase, translating into MTRYIFVSGGVVSSVGKGITVASLGRLLKSRGIAVSVLKLDPYINMDPGTMSPYQHGEVFVTDDGAETDLDLGHYERFVDLSLTKSSNVTTGVIYAGVIGRERRGDFLGGTIQVVPHITNEIKERIKRVPRQTGAEVVIVEVGGTVGDIECLPFLEAIRQMHRELGREQTLFIHVTLLPFVGPTKELKTKPTQHSVKELRSIGIQPDVIVARSDYPVADDLKDKIALFCDVDRRAVIPLETADSIYEVPLVLEQAGLGDFVVERLGLEATEPDLVEWRELVARAKSKAPEIKIGVVGKYIELEDAYISVRESLHHAAWHHNVRVSLQWIDSQQLEGEDADPAARLGHLDGIVVPGGFGYRGVEGMIQAAKYAREHQVPYLGLCLGLQVMVIELARNSAGFDDANSAEFNLFTRHPVIDILPEQKDVADKGGTMRLGQYPCQLTDGSRALAAYQQGIVFERHRHRYEVNNEYRAALEEVGLIASGLSPDGRLVEIGELADHPWMLGTQFHPELKSRPNRPHPLFRDFIGAVRTRSGVGRNGVAHVAEVESAS; encoded by the coding sequence GTGACTCGGTACATCTTCGTCAGCGGCGGCGTCGTTTCGTCGGTCGGTAAGGGCATCACGGTTGCGTCGCTCGGTCGACTGCTCAAGAGCCGGGGCATCGCCGTCTCCGTCCTCAAGCTCGACCCGTACATCAACATGGACCCGGGCACCATGAGCCCGTACCAGCACGGCGAGGTCTTCGTGACCGACGATGGCGCCGAGACGGACCTCGACCTCGGCCACTACGAACGGTTCGTCGATCTCAGCCTGACGAAGTCCAGCAACGTCACGACCGGTGTGATCTACGCCGGCGTCATCGGGCGAGAGCGGCGCGGCGACTTCCTTGGCGGCACCATCCAGGTCGTGCCACACATCACCAACGAGATCAAGGAGCGCATCAAGCGAGTGCCCCGGCAGACCGGCGCCGAGGTAGTGATCGTCGAGGTCGGCGGGACGGTGGGCGACATCGAGTGCCTGCCGTTCCTCGAAGCGATCCGCCAGATGCACCGCGAGCTGGGCCGCGAGCAGACGCTCTTCATCCACGTCACGCTGCTGCCGTTCGTCGGGCCGACCAAGGAGCTGAAGACCAAGCCGACCCAGCACAGCGTCAAGGAGCTGCGGAGCATCGGGATTCAGCCCGATGTGATCGTCGCACGGTCCGACTACCCGGTGGCCGACGACCTGAAGGACAAGATCGCCCTGTTCTGCGACGTGGACCGGCGGGCCGTTATTCCGCTGGAGACGGCAGACTCCATCTACGAAGTACCGCTGGTGCTCGAACAGGCCGGCCTGGGAGACTTCGTGGTTGAGCGGCTGGGCCTGGAGGCCACAGAGCCGGATCTCGTGGAGTGGCGCGAGCTGGTGGCCCGGGCCAAGTCGAAAGCGCCCGAGATCAAGATCGGCGTCGTCGGCAAGTACATCGAGCTTGAGGACGCCTACATCAGCGTCCGCGAGTCGTTGCACCACGCGGCCTGGCATCACAACGTCCGGGTCAGCCTCCAATGGATCGACTCGCAGCAGCTCGAAGGCGAGGATGCGGATCCGGCGGCGCGTCTCGGCCACCTTGACGGCATCGTCGTGCCCGGCGGGTTCGGGTATCGCGGCGTCGAGGGGATGATCCAGGCCGCGAAGTACGCGCGCGAGCATCAGGTGCCGTACCTCGGGCTGTGCCTCGGCTTGCAGGTGATGGTCATCGAGCTGGCGCGAAACTCGGCCGGCTTCGACGATGCCAACAGCGCCGAATTCAACCTCTTCACCCGGCATCCCGTCATCGACATCCTGCCCGAGCAGAAGGACGTCGCGGACAAGGGTGGCACGATGCGCCTCGGGCAGTACCCCTGCCAGTTGACCGACGGCTCGCGGGCGCTGGCGGCCTACCAGCAGGGCATCGTCTTCGAGCGGCACCGGCACCGCTACGAGGTCAACAACGAGTACCGTGCGGCCCTGGAAGAGGTCGGGCTGATTGCGAGCGGCCTCTCGCCAGACGGTCGCCTGGTCGAGATCGGCGAGCTGGCCGACCATCCGTGGATGCTCGGGACGCAGTTCCACCCGGAGCTGAAGTCGCGACCAAACCGACCGCATCCCCTCTTCCGCGACTTTATCGGAGCGGTTCGCACGCGCAGCGGCGTGGGCCGCAACGGCGTGGCCCACGTTGCGGAGGTTGAGTCCGCCTCCTGA
- a CDS encoding SH3 domain-containing protein, translated as MIRLFRPVLTAMLVGVMLAVTGLTGTLPVRAQRPRVEPHEISLRPSDLPPDFTISKEESRAMDPGPGVLYSVLLERPITPESVSTGPVMVGQFIGRFDGPVAYDGFLDEIRRRAIEQEGFEMVPGAPNDGGTASLQKVEEGIVTFEVGFIKRDMVIFTRALGRKGVVSLPSVLTLAGVSSARYDQVLAVGPTPAAPTESASAHGRSARIGNTGGSGANLRTLPHSTSELLMVVNDGDTIIVLGAPEQGSDGRKWHNVKTGDGVVGWVVSEYVMSDQGPVVAAAPSPPPPPATPAPAALVPTRTPVPPTATPKPAAAIDNRLAQALRLLYGIRKTLANGTTLGDVFRYTVESSGVSMNMKSLEPQVGGYFQGRTNSITVNSQVLNEDSRTVASILAHELTHVMQFMQGENPSRACVESEVAAFRVQIIVWVTLYNGPAPGRTLRERLGNDQAYYYATEGDPWLYKYVVDTEGYQDQCRLWVP; from the coding sequence GTGATTCGTCTGTTTCGGCCCGTCCTCACCGCAATGCTTGTTGGCGTCATGTTGGCTGTCACTGGACTAACGGGTACGCTGCCTGTACGCGCCCAGCGTCCAAGAGTCGAGCCGCACGAGATCTCGCTACGTCCGTCGGACCTCCCTCCCGACTTCACGATCAGCAAGGAGGAGTCGAGAGCGATGGACCCGGGGCCGGGCGTCCTGTATTCGGTCCTTCTGGAACGCCCGATTACCCCTGAATCGGTATCGACCGGACCGGTGATGGTGGGGCAGTTTATCGGCCGCTTTGATGGTCCGGTCGCGTACGACGGCTTCCTGGACGAGATTCGCCGGCGGGCCATCGAGCAGGAGGGGTTCGAGATGGTGCCGGGCGCGCCAAATGACGGCGGAACGGCAAGCCTTCAGAAGGTGGAGGAGGGCATCGTCACGTTTGAGGTTGGCTTCATCAAGCGTGACATGGTGATCTTCACGCGAGCGCTCGGCCGCAAAGGCGTCGTGTCGCTGCCGAGTGTGCTGACGCTCGCTGGCGTGTCCTCAGCCCGGTACGATCAGGTGCTGGCCGTCGGTCCAACTCCCGCCGCGCCAACGGAGTCGGCCTCAGCCCACGGCAGGTCAGCGCGGATCGGCAACACTGGCGGAAGTGGCGCGAACCTTCGGACGTTGCCGCACTCGACCAGCGAACTGCTGATGGTCGTCAACGACGGCGACACCATCATCGTGCTCGGAGCGCCTGAACAAGGGAGTGACGGCCGCAAATGGCACAACGTCAAGACGGGCGACGGCGTCGTCGGCTGGGTGGTGTCAGAGTACGTCATGTCCGACCAGGGGCCGGTGGTGGCTGCCGCGCCTTCCCCGCCGCCACCACCGGCCACACCTGCGCCGGCCGCTCTCGTGCCAACCCGGACCCCGGTCCCACCGACCGCGACGCCGAAGCCTGCTGCGGCCATCGACAATCGCCTGGCGCAGGCGTTGCGCCTGCTCTATGGCATCCGAAAGACGTTGGCGAACGGCACGACGCTGGGAGACGTCTTCCGATACACCGTGGAGAGCAGCGGCGTCAGCATGAACATGAAATCGTTGGAGCCGCAAGTCGGAGGATACTTCCAGGGGCGAACGAACTCCATCACCGTCAACTCGCAGGTACTGAATGAAGATTCGCGGACAGTCGCATCGATCCTCGCCCACGAGTTGACGCATGTCATGCAGTTCATGCAGGGCGAAAACCCAAGCCGCGCATGCGTCGAGAGTGAGGTCGCGGCGTTCCGTGTCCAGATCATCGTCTGGGTCACTCTGTACAACGGCCCCGCGCCAGGTCGGACCCTTCGTGAGCGTCTCGGCAACGACCAAGCGTACTACTACGCAACAGAAGGTGACCCGTGGTTGTACAAATATGTCGTGGACACTGAGGGCTATCAGGATCAATGTCGGCTCTGGGTGCCGTAA